The Mobula hypostoma unplaced genomic scaffold, sMobHyp1.1 scaffold_88, whole genome shotgun sequence genome contains a region encoding:
- the LOC134342211 gene encoding LOW QUALITY PROTEIN: NACHT, LRR and PYD domains-containing protein 3-like (The sequence of the model RefSeq protein was modified relative to this genomic sequence to represent the inferred CDS: deleted 2 bases in 1 codon), translated as MSPSLGAESPGQIVLCGATPTISIRLSPAGGAFFHPDSTQADDYQPTSVRVRMDTDLNSAISAFLSNCEDHQLFRLTRFYMERLEQAIEEGVEGVGFMLMGEDHFTGTEYHSVTELAEKGNRAGASKLLLDLVMEKGSGARRVMWESFVKLHHHLPKLSRILDEIRERGDGQFAFMDTERGLSEVPAHLKDVQQKHKETLRAETETLRVNTILMREKVKVFQLVDRYAELTVISIVRDRRLVEHELLARGRDHEEWREQHLRGKLEKIRTDQLFTRSFLQKFKRSVFGNKRGMSAVVAGVPGIGKTTMVQKIVYDWATGKIYQQFQFVFSFKLRDLNSINCRINLRELILDQYPYFGNSLREVWKNREGLLFIFDGLDEFKHNIDFADGQRDTEPKHQCPDPEWWCEVSDIVYSLIQGKLLPGCSVLVTTRPTALHLLEKADISVRAEVLGFVGEERNEYFFRHFEDQTVAEAVFKHMKENEILYTMSYNPSYCWILALTLGPFFTQRVRDPQRVPKTITQLYSYYIYNILKNHSREIENPREVLLSVGQMAFRGVSEKKIVFTDGDLISYSLQPSQFLSGFLMELLEREDSARRVVYTFPHLTIQEFVAAVAQFLNPHPGDILKFLTEAHNTTDGRFGVFLRFVAGLSNPMTARGLEEFLGPFPHQTTCRVIDWVKEEVKRQSGNTWSETGKRSLLNTLHYLFESQNRGLAQAALGSVETLSFSGMTLTPIDCAVVSHVIRLCDTIKQLDLESCHIQCEGIQRLGPELHKCQKLRLGENELGDSGVKLVSAALRNPECKIQTLGLDKVGLTDSGAEDLVSALSSNPSLTELNLGFNKLGDSGVKLVSAALRNPECKIQKLWLMSVCLKDSGAEDLVSALSTKPSLTELNLGFNKLGDSGVKLVSAALRNPECKIQKLWLDNVGLTDSGAEDLVSALSTNPSLTELELGLNSLTDQSVPALRRLILTLPSLKWIWLGNNQFSETGMKELRSLQEPRPGLTVTVGTSECEHPRPWDGDILADSPPSPLTPALTFNGREPALIPNVSDGADSRSALCDFGSGPPVMYFRLLSNGASSAGCACSRLPHVRPRGITRTERARGPGLSLGHRCPGVGLSRERILLLPLLRTVHSAVWPI; from the exons ATTATCGCCAGCAGGAGGTGCTTTCTTCCACCCAGACAGCACACAAGCAGACGACTATCAACCAACGTCAGTCAGAGTCAGAATGGACACAG ATCTGAACTCCGCAATCTCCGCCTTCCTGTCAAATTGTGAGGATCACCAACTGTTCCGGTTGACGAGATTCTACATGGAGCGACTGGAGCAGGCGATtgaggagggagtggagggagtcGGCTTCATGTTAATGGGCGAGGATCACTTCACCGGGACAGAGTATCAC AGCGTGACTGAGCTGGCGGAGAAGGGAAACCGAGCGGGCGCTTCCAAACTCCTCCTGGATCTGGTGATGGAGAAGGGCTCCGGGGCCCGGAGGGTGATGTGGGAATCCTTTGTGAAACTACATCACCATTTACCGAAGCTGAGCAGAATATTGGATGAAATACGGGAACGTG GTGACGGCCAGTTTGCCTTCATGGACACTGAGCGGGGTTTATCTGAAGTGCCCGCGCATCTGAAAG ATGTTCAGCAGAAACACAAGGAGACTCTGCGGGCAGAAACTGAAACACTGAGAGTCAACACGAtcctgatgagggagaaggtgaaggttTTCCAGCTGGTTGATCGATACGCTGAGCTCACGGTCATTTCTATTGTTCGAGATCGGAGACTGGTGGAACATGAGCTGCTGGCAAGAGGCAGAGACCATGAGGAGTGGAGAGAACAACATCTCCGCGGAAAGCTGGAAAAAATCCGGACTGATCAATTATTTACGAGGAGTTTTCTGCAAAAATTTAAAAGATCTGTCTTTGGAAACAAAAGAGGGATGTCGGCAGTAGTGGCCGGAGTCCCGGGAATCGGGAAAACAACAATGGTTCAAAAGATTGTTTATGACTGGGCCACGGGAAAAATATACCAACAATTCCAGTTTGTCTTCAGTTTCAAATTGAGAGATTTAAACTCCATTAACTGCAGAATAAACCTGAGGGAACTGATTCTGGATCAGTATCCTTACTTTGGGAATTCCCTGAGAGAGGTCTGGAAGAACCGAGAGGGATTACTGTTTATATTCGATGGATTGGATGAATTCAAACACAACATCGATTTTGCTGACGGTCAGAGAGATACAGAACCCAAGCACCAGTGCCCAGATCCCGAGTGGTGGTGTGAAGTGTctgacattgtgtacagtttaatccagggcaagctgctcccagggtgttcagtgctggtgaCCACCCGTCCCACTGCGTTACATTTATTGGAAAAGGCAGACATCAGTGTCCGGGCCGAAGTCCTGGGATTTGTTGGTGAGGAACGGAACGAATATTTCTTCAGGCATTTTGAAGATCAGACGGTGGCAGAAGCTGTTTTCAAACACATGAAGGAGAATGAGATCCTGTACACCATGAGCTACAACCCCTCCTACTGCTGGATCCTCGCACTGACACTGGGCccattcttcacacaaagagtcagGGACCCGCAGCGAGTTCCCAAGACCATCACTCAGTTATATTCCTATTATatttacaacatcctgaaaaaCCACAGCCGTGAGATTGAGAACCCCCGTGAGGTGTTACTCAGTGTTGGTCAGATGGCCTTCAGAGGAGTGTCCGAGAAGAAGATTGTGTTTACAGATGGAGATTTGATCAGCTACAGTCTGCAGCCTTCCCAGTTCCTGTCCGGGTTCctgatggagcttttggagagaGAGGATTCTGCCCGGCGTGTGGTGTACACATTCCCACACCTCACCATCCAAGAGTTTGTAGCTGCAGTCGCACAATTCCTGAATCCACATCCCGGGGATATCCTGAAATTCCTCACTGAAGCACACAACACGACAGATGGGCGATTTGGGGTATTTCTCCGTTTTGTTGCTGGTCTCTCCAACCCAATGACAGCTCGGGGCCTGGAGGAGTTTCTGGGTCCATTTCCCCATCAAACAACCTGCCGGGTGATTGactgggtgaaggaggaggtgaaacGCCAGAGTGGAAACACATGGAGTGAAACTGGGAAAAGGAGCCTCCTGAACACATTGCACTACCTGTTTGAGTCTCAGAATCGTGGACTGGCTCAGGCCGCACTGGGATCTGTGGAAACACTTTCATTCAGTGGAATGACACTGACCCCGATTGACTGCGCGGTCGTGTCTCATGTCATCAGACTCTGTGATACAATAAAACAGCTCGACCTGGAGAGCTGCCACATTCAGTGTGAAGGAATCCAGCGGCTGGGACCCGAGCTGCACAAGTGCCAGAAGTTGAG ACTTGGGGAGAAtgaactgggagattcaggagtgaaactggtgtctgcggctctgaggaaCCCTGAGTGTAAAATACAGACACTGGG gctggACAAAgtcggtctcacagattctggtgccgaGGATCTCGTCTCTGCTCTCAGTTCAAACCCATCACTGACGGAGCTGAACCTGGGTTTTaataaactgggagattcaggagtgaaactggtttctgcggctctgaggaacccagagtgtaaaatacagaaactgtg gctgaTGAGTGTCTGTCTCAAAGACTCTGGTGCCGAGGATCTCGTCTCTGCTCTCAGTACAAAACCATCACTGACGGAGCTGAACCTGGGTTTTaataaactgggagattcaggagtgaaactggtgtctgcggctctgaggaaccctgagtgtaaaatacagaaactgtg gctggacaatgtcggtctcacagattctggtgccgaGGATCTCGTCTCCGCTCTCAGCACAAACCCATCACTGACGGAGCTGGAGCTGGGATTAAACTCGCTGACAGACCAATCTGTCCCCGCTCTCCGCCGcctcatactgaccctcccgagtCTGAAGTGGATCTG GCTGGGGAACAATCAGTTCAGTGAGACcgggatgaaggaactgagatctCTGCAGGAACCCAGACCCGGACTGACGGTGACCGTTGGAACATCTGAA TGTGAACATCCCCGCCCGTGGGATGGGGACATTTTGGCCGATTCCCCGCCCTCCCCTTTAACTCCCGCCCTTACCTTTAATGGCCGCGAGCCGGCTTTAATTCCCAACGTTTCTGACGGAGCTGACTCCCGTTCAGCGCTCTGTGACTTCGGAAGCGGTCCCCCAGTGATGTATTTCCGCCTGTTGTCCAACGGCGCATCTTCCGCTGGATGTGCGTGTTCGAGACTCCCCCACGTGAGACCCCGGGGAATTACACGGACAGAAAGAGCCCGGGGGCCGGGGCTCAGTCTGGGACACCGGTGTCCCGGGGTCGGATTATCCCGGGAGAGAATCCTTTTGCTCCCTTTGCTGAGGACGGTGCATTCGGCAGTCTGGCCGATATAA